A genomic region of Runella rosea contains the following coding sequences:
- the carB gene encoding carbamoyl-phosphate synthase large subunit, translated as MPKNPNINSVLIIGSGPIIIGQACEFDYSGSQAARSLREEGIEVILINSNPATIMTDPINADHVYLKPLEKKYIVEILEKHKVDAVLPTMGGQTALNLAIDCDKAGIWKKYGVQIIGVDIKAIETTEDREKFRLKMIELGAGVCKGRTAKSFLEGKEIAQEIGFPLVIRPSYTLGGTGGGFVNTAEEFDKALQHGLIASPVHEVLVEQSVMGWKEYELELLRDGNGNLIIVCSIENFDPMGIHTGDSITVAPAMTLPDTLYQKMRDLAILTMNGIGKFAGGCNIQFSVNPETDDIIVIEINPRVSRSSALASKATGYPIAKISAKMAIGYNLDELINPITGSTSAFFEPTIDYVIVKVPRWNFDKFPGADRSLGLQMKSVGEAMGIGRNFQEALQKACQSLEIRRNGLGADGKELTDVAAIKQSLAHPSWNRMFHIYDAFKIGLSFKTIQNLTKIDAWFLHQIEELVELEKEIQKFDLEDLPAHLLLLAKQKGYADRQIAHLLGVKESKVYKRRQELNIKRVYKCVDTCAAEFEAKTPYYYSTFCISADNPDNESIPSDRKKVVVLGSGPNRIGQGIEFDYSCVHGVLAAKEAGYETIMINCNPETVSTDPDISDKLYFEPVFWEHVHAIIQHEKPEGVIVQLGGQTALKIAEKLHQYGIKIIGSSFDTLDLAEDRGRFSALLRDLDIPYPQFDTVRTADAAAEIGKKLGFPLLVRPSYVLGGQSMKIVINEQELEQHVVKILNDIPDNNILLDHYLENAIEAESDAICDGEDAYIIGVMEHIEPAGIHSGDSHATLPPFDLTPDEIRQIEEITVKVAKAMKVKGLINMQFAVKNGVVYVIEANPRASRTVPFICKAYQEPYVNYATKFMLGDKKVKDIDFKPVKKGWAIKIPVFSFNKFPNVNKELGPEMKSTGEGIYFIDSLEDDFFQKIYGERNLYLSR; from the coding sequence ATGCCAAAAAATCCAAACATCAACTCTGTCCTCATTATTGGTTCCGGTCCCATTATCATCGGTCAAGCATGTGAATTTGATTACTCCGGCTCGCAAGCCGCCCGGTCATTGAGAGAAGAAGGAATTGAGGTCATTCTGATAAATTCCAATCCGGCGACCATCATGACCGACCCCATCAACGCCGATCATGTGTACCTCAAGCCATTAGAGAAAAAGTACATTGTTGAAATCTTAGAAAAACATAAAGTCGACGCCGTTTTGCCAACCATGGGTGGTCAGACGGCGTTAAATTTAGCCATTGATTGCGACAAGGCAGGTATTTGGAAAAAATACGGCGTGCAAATCATCGGGGTGGACATCAAAGCCATCGAAACCACCGAAGATCGCGAAAAATTCCGTCTCAAAATGATTGAATTGGGCGCGGGAGTGTGTAAAGGTCGCACCGCTAAATCATTTTTGGAAGGAAAAGAAATTGCCCAAGAAATCGGCTTCCCGCTCGTTATTCGTCCTTCATACACGCTCGGCGGAACGGGTGGCGGTTTTGTGAATACGGCCGAAGAATTTGACAAAGCACTCCAACACGGCCTCATTGCCTCACCTGTACATGAAGTATTGGTTGAGCAAAGCGTAATGGGCTGGAAAGAATACGAACTCGAATTGCTCCGCGACGGCAACGGCAACCTCATCATCGTCTGTTCCATTGAGAACTTCGACCCGATGGGTATCCACACCGGCGACAGCATCACCGTGGCCCCCGCCATGACCCTGCCCGATACGCTCTACCAAAAAATGCGCGACCTTGCCATTTTGACCATGAACGGTATCGGTAAATTTGCGGGTGGTTGCAACATTCAGTTTTCGGTCAACCCCGAAACCGACGACATCATTGTCATCGAAATCAACCCGCGCGTATCTCGCTCTTCGGCGCTTGCCTCTAAAGCCACGGGTTATCCGATTGCGAAGATTTCCGCGAAAATGGCCATTGGCTACAATCTTGATGAACTCATCAACCCCATTACGGGTAGCACATCGGCGTTTTTTGAACCAACCATCGACTACGTTATCGTAAAAGTTCCCCGCTGGAATTTTGATAAATTCCCCGGCGCTGACCGTTCGTTGGGCCTCCAAATGAAGTCAGTGGGTGAAGCGATGGGCATCGGGCGCAACTTCCAAGAGGCGTTGCAGAAAGCCTGTCAGTCGCTCGAAATACGCCGCAACGGTCTCGGCGCCGACGGCAAAGAATTGACCGACGTGGCCGCCATCAAGCAAAGTTTGGCGCATCCGAGCTGGAACCGCATGTTCCACATCTACGACGCGTTCAAAATCGGTTTGTCGTTCAAAACCATCCAGAACCTTACCAAAATCGACGCGTGGTTCCTGCACCAAATTGAAGAATTGGTGGAACTGGAAAAAGAAATCCAAAAATTTGATTTGGAAGACCTGCCCGCGCACCTCCTGCTGTTAGCCAAGCAAAAAGGCTACGCCGACCGTCAGATTGCGCACCTGTTGGGCGTCAAAGAAAGTAAGGTTTACAAACGTCGTCAAGAACTCAATATCAAGCGCGTGTACAAATGTGTAGATACTTGCGCGGCTGAGTTTGAAGCCAAAACGCCTTATTACTACTCAACATTCTGTATATCAGCCGATAATCCAGACAACGAATCTATCCCATCGGACCGCAAAAAAGTGGTCGTGTTGGGTTCTGGGCCTAACCGTATCGGACAAGGAATCGAGTTTGATTACTCATGCGTACACGGGGTGTTGGCGGCCAAAGAGGCTGGTTACGAAACCATTATGATCAATTGTAACCCCGAAACGGTGTCGACCGACCCCGATATTTCGGATAAATTATACTTTGAACCCGTTTTCTGGGAACACGTTCACGCCATTATCCAGCACGAAAAGCCCGAAGGCGTGATTGTGCAATTGGGTGGACAAACGGCCCTAAAAATCGCTGAAAAACTCCATCAGTACGGCATCAAAATCATCGGTAGCAGCTTTGATACGCTCGATTTGGCCGAAGATCGCGGTCGTTTCTCGGCCCTGTTGCGCGACTTAGACATTCCCTATCCGCAGTTTGACACCGTACGCACGGCCGATGCTGCCGCCGAAATCGGCAAGAAATTAGGCTTCCCGCTGTTGGTTCGTCCGAGCTACGTATTGGGTGGACAGAGCATGAAGATTGTCATCAACGAGCAGGAATTAGAGCAACACGTGGTGAAAATCCTGAACGATATTCCTGACAACAATATCCTCCTCGACCACTACCTCGAAAACGCCATCGAAGCCGAATCTGACGCGATTTGCGACGGAGAGGATGCGTACATCATCGGGGTAATGGAGCACATCGAGCCCGCTGGTATCCACTCAGGCGACTCACACGCTACCCTCCCACCGTTTGATTTGACGCCCGACGAAATCCGTCAAATTGAAGAAATTACGGTAAAAGTAGCCAAAGCGATGAAGGTGAAAGGGTTGATTAACATGCAGTTTGCGGTCAAAAATGGCGTAGTTTATGTGATTGAAGCCAACCCACGCGCCTCCCGCACGGTGCCGTTTATCTGCAAAGCCTACCAAGAACCGTACGTAAACTACGCGACGAAGTTCATGCTCGGCGACAAGAAAGTGAAAGACATCGACTTCAAACCCGTCAAGAAAGGTTGGGCCATCAAGATTCCAGTGTTCTCGTTCAACAAATTCCCGAACGTAAACAAAGAATTAGGGCCAGAGATGAAGTCTACAGGAGAAGGCATTTATTTCATAGATAGCCTAGAAGACGATTTCTTCCAAAAAATATACGGCGAGCGGAATCTGTATTTGAGCCGCTAA